The nucleotide sequence GTTCTCCACGACGACGATGGCGTCGTCAATCAACATGCCGATCGCCAGCGCCAGCGCGAGCATGGATAGCATGTTGAGGGTGAAGCCGGCGAAATACATCAGGCCGAAGGCGGAGATGACCGAGGTCGGCAGAGCGAAGGAGGCGATGACGGTGCTGCGGAAACTGCGCAGGAACAGAAAGACGACGATCACCGCCAGCAGCCCGCCCAGGATGAGGTTGTTGGTGACGTCGGCCACGCTCTCGCGCGCGAACTCCGAGCGATCGAGCACGACCTCGATCTTGGTGCCCGCGGGCAGTTGCCGGTTCAGCTCGTCCACCGCCTGGCGCACGCCGGCGGCGGTCTGCACGATGTTGGCCTCGGCGACCTTGATCACCGAGATGTTGACCGTGGGCCTGCGGTTGAGGCGGGTGATGGTGTCGGCTTCCTGGTGGGTGTCGCGCACCTCGGCGATGTCGCGCAGGCGCACCGGCCCCTGCGGGGTCATGATGAGGGTGCGGCGAATATCCTCGATGCTGTCGTATGTCGCCGGCACGCGCACCGTGATGCGGCGCCCGATGTCGTTGATGTGGCCGGCCGGGAGGTCGAGGTTGCCGGCGGCCAGCGTCTGCGCCAACTGGTCGAAGGAGAAGCCGTAGGCCTGCAGGCGCCCGCGGTCCACCGCCACTTGGATCTCGCGCTGGAGCCCGCCGTAGACATTGGCCGCCGCCACCCCGTTCACGCGCTCCAGCCTGGGCGCGATGGTGTCCTGCGCCAGGCGCCGCAGCCGCGTCAGCGCCAGGTCGCTCGCCACCGCCAGCTCCAGCACCGACCGCGCCTCCAGATCCACCTTGCTGATCACCGGCCGTTCCGCGTCCGCCGGCAGCTCGGCCTCGATCGGCGCCACCTTGTCGCGGATATCCTGGGCCGCAAGGTCCGCGTCAATCCCGACCTCGAACTCGATCACCACCGCGCTCACGCCCTCGAAGGAGGAGGAGCTAATGTGCTTGACGTTGCGGGTGGTGGCGACCGCGTCCTCGATGCGCTTGGTGACCTCGGTCTCGATCTCGCGCGGGCCCGCGCCGGGATAAACGACGATCACCGTCACGTAGGGGATATTGAGCTGCGGCAGCAGGTCCATCCCCAGCCGCGAATAGCCGATGAAGCCGACCACCACCAGGGCGAGCATGACCATGGCGATGAAGATCGGCCGGCGAACGGCGAGCCCCCAGATGGACATCAGCCGCCTCCCCCGACCTTGACCGCGTCGCCGTCGCGCAGACGATCCTGGCCGCTGATCACCACCTGCGCGCCCGCGCCCAGGCCGCTCGTGACCTGCACCAGGTCTCCGTGCTCGATGCCCAGGTCAAGCGCCGTCACGTGCGCCTTGCCGCCCTCCACCACGAACGCCAGCCGGCGCGCCCCCTCCACGACCACCGCCCGCCGCGGCAGCGCCAACGCGCGCAGGCGCGCGGTGACGACCGCCCCGCGCGCGAACATGCCCGCCTTGAGCCGCCCCTGCGGGTTGGGGACGCCCACGCGCACCTGGAACATGCGCGTCTCCTCCCGCGCCGCCGGCAGCAGGTCGCTCACCACCCCAGCGAAGCTCTCGTCGGGATAGGCATCCACTTGCACCCGCACCGGCTGGCCGCGGCGCACCGCTCGCACCTCGCTCTCACTCACCGTCGCCTTGACGTACACCTGGCGGTTGTCCACCACCTCCAGCAGCTCCATCCCGGGCAGGATGCTTTGCCCCGGGTCCACCATGCGCGCGGAGACGGCGCCGTCGAGCGGGCTGTGCATCACCGCCTTGGCGAGCGTCACTTGCGCCGCCTGCAGCGCCGCCTGCGCTTGCGCCATTCCCGCCTGCGCCTGCGCCACCTGTGCTCGCGCCGCCTCGATGTCCTCCCTGCGCGCGCCCTCACGCACCAGGTCAAGCTGCTCGCGCGCGGTCTGGTACTGGGCTTCGGCGACCTTGCGCTGCGTGCGCGTAAGCTCCAACTGCTGCTCCGATATGGCGCCGCTGTCGAACAAATCCTCCGCCCGGCGCAGCTCCGCGTGCGCGTTGTCCAGCGCCGCCTGCGCCTGGCGCACGACCTGCTCCGCCTGAGCGCGTTCCTGCGGCCGCGCCCCCGCCAGTGCCAGCTCCAGCCGCGTCCGCGCCATCTCGCGCGCGGCCTGCGCCGCCTGCACGGCGGCGCGCGCCTGCGCCGCCTGCGCCCGCACATCGTCATCCTCCAGCCGCACCACTACCTGCCCCGCTCTCACCCGGTCGCCCTCGTCCACCGTCACCGCCGTCACCTTCCCCGGGATCTGGGAGGCGAGCGTCACCTTGCGGTCCGGCTCCACCGTGCCCGTGACATTGACCACGGACTCCAGCTCCGCCTCCGCCACCGTGGCCACGCTGACCGGGATCGCCGTCTGCGCGGGCGCCGGCTTGCGGCCCCGCTTGGCCGCAACCTGTCGCCACCCCGCCCACCCGGCTAGCCCCAGGAGAGCGACGATCACGGCCGTCACTACCAATTTCGTAGTCGTTCTCATCTGCGCCCCTTTGCATCGTGTCCGCTACGGTGGTCCGCCGCAGAGCCCAACAGCGCCCTGTGGCGCAGCAGCGCCATCGTGTGCGCCACCACCACTTCGCTCGGGAAGCGGCGGCCGGTCGCCAGCCGCTGCATGAAGAACACGTGAATCATGCCGAACAGCAGGCAGGCGGTCAGCTCCGGCTCCAGGCCCTGGAACTCCCCCTCGCGCAGCCCATCCTCGATCAACCTGCGCACCCGAGACATGTTCTCACGCAGGCGGCGGAGGCGATCTGGGTAACGGAGGTGGCGGCGTACCCCGCTCCGCAAACAGCCGCTGCGCTGCCTCGGTG is from Armatimonadota bacterium and encodes:
- a CDS encoding efflux RND transporter periplasmic adaptor subunit; the encoded protein is MTAVIVALLGLAGWAGWRQVAAKRGRKPAPAQTAIPVSVATVAEAELESVVNVTGTVEPDRKVTLASQIPGKVTAVTVDEGDRVRAGQVVVRLEDDDVRAQAAQARAAVQAAQAAREMARTRLELALAGARPQERAQAEQVVRQAQAALDNAHAELRRAEDLFDSGAISEQQLELTRTQRKVAEAQYQTAREQLDLVREGARREDIEAARAQVAQAQAGMAQAQAALQAAQVTLAKAVMHSPLDGAVSARMVDPGQSILPGMELLEVVDNRQVYVKATVSESEVRAVRRGQPVRVQVDAYPDESFAGVVSDLLPAAREETRMFQVRVGVPNPQGRLKAGMFARGAVVTARLRALALPRRAVVVEGARRLAFVVEGGKAHVTALDLGIEHGDLVQVTSGLGAGAQVVISGQDRLRDGDAVKVGGGG